The Ignavibacteriales bacterium genome contains the following window.
GTGGGCAAAACATCGCTCGGGAAATCAATCGCACGCGCGCTTGGAAGAAAATTCGTTCGCATATCTCTCGGCGGTGTAAGAGACGAAGCCGAAATTCGCGGTCATCGCCGCACTTATATCGGCTCGATGCCGGGTAAAATTATACAATCAATGAAGCGTGCCGGTGTAATTAATCCCGTTATTCTTATGGACGAAGTAGATAAAATGAGTATGGATTTCAGGGGTGACCCGTCTGCCGCATTACTCGAAGTTTTAGATCCCGAGCAAAATACAACATTCAACGACCATTATCTTGATATCGATTACGATCTTTCACATGTTATGTTCATAACAACCGCGAATGTTCGTTACAACATTCCCCTTCCACTGCAAGACAGGATGGAAATAATTGAACTGCCGGGTTACCTCGAATATGATAAACGTGAAATTGCCAAAAGGCATATTATTCCGAAACAACTTGAAGAACACGGATTGAAATCGAAAGATGTTTCATTTAAAGACGAAGCAATCACAAAAGTGATACAAGAATACACGCGCGAGGCAGGAGTTCGGAATCTGGAACGAGAGATTGCATCGCTTTGCCGCAAAGCTGCTAAAGAAATTGTCTTGAACAGAAAATCGAAGAGCAAAAAATCCAAACAGGCGCCAATAATAATCGATGAGAAAAAAGTTGAACAATTGATAGGTGTCCCAAAGTTCAGACAAAAAACAACGAACGGTGAAAAGCGAATCGGTTCAGTTATAGGTTTGGCTTGGACGAGTGTTGGAGGGGACATATTAAATGTTGACGTAACCATAATGAACGGACTTGAAAAACTCACGCTTACAGGACAACTTGGGGATGTAATGAAAGAGTCTGCTCAAGCGGCGCTTAGCTACATACGTTCGAATGCGAAGAAACTTGGCGTGCCTGCCGAGTTTTACAGGAAGAGAGAAATTCATATTCATCTTCCTGAAGGTGCTATTCCCAAAGACGGTCCATCAGCTGGTATCACCATGGCGATGGCAATTATTTCAGCCGCCGCGCACAAACCTGCCCGGAATGATGTGGCTATGACCGGCGAGATCACATTACGTGGAAATATTTTAGCAATCGGCGGATTAAACGAAAAACTCTTAGCCGCTCAGCGAAGCGGCATCAAAACAGTCCTTATTCCGAAAGAAAACAAAAAAGACCTTATTGAGATACCGGCAAAAGTAAAAGAAGGGGTAAAGATAATACCGATTGATACGATAGCCGACGCGATTAAATATGTCTTTGAAAAATAATTTTAATAACTCTTGAATCTCTGCGATAAGAAATTTATATTACTATTCAAATATTCTAAATCAATAAGCAACCTATGGCATATCTTGTAACCGCGCGTAAGTGGAGACCGATGGTGTTCGATGACATTATTGGACAAGCGCATATTGCCACAACTCTACGAAATGCCATCGCCGCTAATAGATTATCTCATGCCTATGTTTTCAGCGGACCACGCGGTGTGGGGAAAACCACAACTGCCCGGATACTCGCCAAAGCCGTCAACTGTACTTCTCCGGACAAACATAATCCCGATAACAAGTGCGATCTATGCACCGAGATTACAGAAGGAAGAAGCGTAAATGTTTTTGAAATCGATGGTGCTTCTAACAGGGGAGTTGAAGAGATCAGAAATCTGCGCGATGCGGTGAGATACGGACCCGCCAAGGGGAAATACAAAATATACATTATCGATGAAGTGCACATGCTCACAAAAGAGGCGTTCAATGCCCTTCTAAAAACGCTTGAAGAGCCCCCTTCGTATGTTATGTTTATTTTTGCTACGACTGAAATTCATAAAGTGCCTCTCACAATACTTTCACGCTGTCAGCGGTTCGAGTTCAGAAGAATTTCCATCGAAGAAATAATATCCCGTTTGCATTTCATCGCGAAAGAAGAAAAAATATTGATCGACCACGACTCGTTATTGCTGATTGCCAAACGCGCCGATGGTTCCATGAGAGATGCACAGAGTATTTTCGATCAGGTTATTTCTTTTTGCGGAAATAAAATTTCATCTCAACAAATCATCGAAATGCTTAATCTCGTTGATGAAGAATATTTTTTCCGCCTTGTTGATATTATCAGATCGAAAGAAATAAAAGAAGGGCTATTACTCGCGGATGAGATAATAAAAATGGGGCATGATCTGAGAGAATTTCTAAACGGATTCATCGAACATCTTAGAAATATCCTGATCTTAAAAACAACTAAATCAGACAAATTAATAGAAGCATCCGAAGCGGTTAAAAAACGTTTTGAAACGGTTGCGGATAAATTTTCGGAAATCGATTTGTTGCGCCTCATAAAAATTGCCTCCGAAACTGAAAGTGCGCTCAAATGGAATCGACAACCACGATTGAATTTCGAAATTGCGATTGTCCAGATGATAAAGCTTGATAACTCAGTTGAAATCGGTTCTTTAATTGAGCGGATCGAAAATTTATCAAACTCTTCCGGTGATGACTCATCGAATAACAAATCGTTACATGATGAAACATCAAATCTAAAATTAAAAGATGCGCCTATTAGAGGAAGCGTGAAAGCAACTCAACCAACGTTGCGTCCGGATCAAGTGATTAAACCTACGATACCGCTTTCTCAAATTCCAGTTGTTGCAGAACCAATCCGGTTACCTACAAAAAATGATATCTTAGAAAAATGGTCTGTGTTTGTATCCGAAGCAAGAAAAGAACGTATCGCAATAGGCACGATGTTAAGTGAGACATCTTTTATCGATATTAACAACGATCGTCTTTGTATCGGTTGTCCCGACGATTTTCACGCCGACACACTTAACGTAACAAAAAATCGTCAATATCTTCAAGACATTGCAGAGCGAGTTTATGGCGCGAAAGTGCAACTCGAAACAATTCTCTCTTCGAAAACAAAATCATTCTCAATTCCAAAAACAACAGAACCACCGCAAGAGACTCAATCCCAATCATCAGTTCAACAACATCCCGTTATTCAAGCGCTCGTCAAAGAATTCGGAGTAAAACCTATCAACCGTTGATACTTTTTATCATTCAATATTGAGCATCTGTATCATTTGCTTTTATTATTGATTTTCTCAATATTTCAAAAGGTATCATGTCATGAAAACATTTAGAAATATAGAATGGCTTACTTGCATCTTATTGGCGATCTCAATAATATTTTTCTGCCCAAAAAAAGGCATTGCAGCTTCGAAAGGTAAATATGCGGGCGAATTCCTGTCTATTGGGATTGGCGGGCGAGCACTCGGTTTAGGTGGCGCTTATACAGCTCTGGCGGGTGATGTTACCGCAGGATATTGGAACCCCGCAGGACTTTCATCATTAACATATCCACAGATTTCACTTATGCACGACGAACGATTTGCAGGAATAGTAAATTATGATTATGTGGCGGCGGCGTACCCATTTGATGCGGTGGCAACTTTCGCGATCAGCGTAATTCGGTTAGGTGTCGATAATATACCAAATACGGAAAACGCCGGTATAGATGCGAATGGTAATCCGTTACCGCTTGATCAATGGCAGAATCTCGCCGGTCTCGATCAAAATAAAATCACCTATTTTAATGCCGCTGATTGGGGATTTATATTTTCATATGCCAACAAACATTCCAATCGCTTTTCTTATGGCGCAAATATCAAGCTGATTTACCGGTCACTTGATAAAGTATCAGCAACCGGGGTGGGATTCGATATCGGGGGAAGGTATGAAGCGGCTGATAATTTTTATCTCGGTGCGGTTCTTCAAGACGCAACAACAACACTGGTTGCATGGAGCAACGGAACAAACGAATTAATAATTCCCACGCTCAAAATCGGAACCGCATATTTCATTGAAGCATTTGATGGCAAATTCGCGCCGGTGTTTGACGTCGATATGCGATTTGAAAACCGACGCTCCGCATCCATGTTGCATCTGGGTGGTA
Protein-coding sequences here:
- the lon gene encoding endopeptidase La — protein: MNNIDFNISDDQLPSPEKLPTSLPVVALRDIVVYPYMIYPVLLGRESSLRAAAYANEHDRFVFLVSQRDPTLEEPGQNDVYRDGTVAKIIQTMKMPNGLMKILVDGIMHATIKYFRQAEPFMDVEVEYHPPEEVPSNEISALVRQSSALFTEYIQLSRNIPQEILSAFETLKNPHRKLFYIASNISKEVTAKQLILQHYSLKEQYFELARLLTSEVDILRIERDLDSKLHESIQKSQKKFLLQEQMRILQDELGSEEVLSAELIKLKEQIDHAKMPKEVYEKAVEEFNKLKKTPPQSPEFGVSRNFLDWLIIVPWSKSTKDNLDVEHVQKILDEDHFGLEKPKERILEHIAVLNLVKEMKGQILCFVGPPGVGKTSLGKSIARALGRKFVRISLGGVRDEAEIRGHRRTYIGSMPGKIIQSMKRAGVINPVILMDEVDKMSMDFRGDPSAALLEVLDPEQNTTFNDHYLDIDYDLSHVMFITTANVRYNIPLPLQDRMEIIELPGYLEYDKREIAKRHIIPKQLEEHGLKSKDVSFKDEAITKVIQEYTREAGVRNLEREIASLCRKAAKEIVLNRKSKSKKSKQAPIIIDEKKVEQLIGVPKFRQKTTNGEKRIGSVIGLAWTSVGGDILNVDVTIMNGLEKLTLTGQLGDVMKESAQAALSYIRSNAKKLGVPAEFYRKREIHIHLPEGAIPKDGPSAGITMAMAIISAAAHKPARNDVAMTGEITLRGNILAIGGLNEKLLAAQRSGIKTVLIPKENKKDLIEIPAKVKEGVKIIPIDTIADAIKYVFEK
- the dnaX gene encoding DNA polymerase III subunit gamma/tau, with protein sequence MAYLVTARKWRPMVFDDIIGQAHIATTLRNAIAANRLSHAYVFSGPRGVGKTTTARILAKAVNCTSPDKHNPDNKCDLCTEITEGRSVNVFEIDGASNRGVEEIRNLRDAVRYGPAKGKYKIYIIDEVHMLTKEAFNALLKTLEEPPSYVMFIFATTEIHKVPLTILSRCQRFEFRRISIEEIISRLHFIAKEEKILIDHDSLLLIAKRADGSMRDAQSIFDQVISFCGNKISSQQIIEMLNLVDEEYFFRLVDIIRSKEIKEGLLLADEIIKMGHDLREFLNGFIEHLRNILILKTTKSDKLIEASEAVKKRFETVADKFSEIDLLRLIKIASETESALKWNRQPRLNFEIAIVQMIKLDNSVEIGSLIERIENLSNSSGDDSSNNKSLHDETSNLKLKDAPIRGSVKATQPTLRPDQVIKPTIPLSQIPVVAEPIRLPTKNDILEKWSVFVSEARKERIAIGTMLSETSFIDINNDRLCIGCPDDFHADTLNVTKNRQYLQDIAERVYGAKVQLETILSSKTKSFSIPKTTEPPQETQSQSSVQQHPVIQALVKEFGVKPINR
- a CDS encoding PorV/PorQ family protein; the encoded protein is MKTFRNIEWLTCILLAISIIFFCPKKGIAASKGKYAGEFLSIGIGGRALGLGGAYTALAGDVTAGYWNPAGLSSLTYPQISLMHDERFAGIVNYDYVAAAYPFDAVATFAISVIRLGVDNIPNTENAGIDANGNPLPLDQWQNLAGLDQNKITYFNAADWGFIFSYANKHSNRFSYGANIKLIYRSLDKVSATGVGFDIGGRYEAADNFYLGAVLQDATTTLVAWSNGTNELIIPTLKIGTAYFIEAFDGKFAPVFDVDMRFENRRSASMLHLGGMSLDFLEGLEFEYKKLASLRLGYSDVGTFNVGAGIRLPKLGLDYSFARFSSDEQLGDTHRISLTFTFEADRYKRLSE